From the genome of Candidatus Paceibacterota bacterium, one region includes:
- a CDS encoding PAS domain-containing protein, which translates to MVVDKKLSPEEEIVDALEQDLRELESYIQDFWRFLPLPICYINPVHNILDVDDCLVNFSGYKSTEIVGEDIKILFKENTEIEDLKKKILKEESAPVKRINFLTKDKKEIPVSISAMARKSEEGEVIGYFLSIVDLTETVNFQEKLQEEVDKKTRELQEKVEELEAFHKIAVGRELKMIELKEEIAKFKKNNL; encoded by the coding sequence ATGGTAGTAGATAAAAAATTAAGTCCGGAAGAAGAAATAGTAGATGCCTTAGAGCAAGATTTAAGAGAGCTCGAATCTTATATCCAAGATTTTTGGCGTTTTTTGCCTTTGCCAATTTGCTATATTAATCCTGTTCACAATATTTTAGATGTAGATGATTGTCTTGTTAATTTTTCTGGTTATAAATCTACGGAAATAGTTGGAGAAGACATTAAGATTTTATTTAAAGAAAACACCGAGATTGAAGATTTGAAAAAGAAAATATTAAAAGAAGAATCAGCTCCCGTTAAAAGAATAAATTTTTTAACGAAAGATAAAAAAGAAATTCCGGTAAGCATTTCTGCTATGGCAAGAAAAAGCGAAGAAGGTGAGGTGATTGGTTATTTTTTGTCGATTGTTGATCTTACAGAAACTGTAAATTTTCAGGAAAAGCTTCAGGAAGAAGTAGATAAAAAAACAAGAGAGCTTCAAGAAAAAGTAGAAGAACTTGAAGCATTTCATAAAATAGCAGTAGGGAGGGAATTAAAAATGATAGAGCTTAAAGAAGAAATTGCAAAGTTCAAAAAAAATAATTTATAA